Proteins encoded in a region of the Isoalcanivorax pacificus W11-5 genome:
- a CDS encoding Bug family tripartite tricarboxylate transporter substrate binding protein, which produces MILRSLNRFFAGLMAVTLLGLSGQTLAEYPERTIRIVVPYPAGGATDTLARQIAQGLSDAWGESVIVDNRPGASGITGANIVARGRKDGYTLLMGITAMTQLPALYATLPFDVDDDFEPLNEVARSQNLLVVPKSMNVTTFEEFVARVKAEPGQHSYGSYGNGTSAHIHGELLKQQTGLDLVHVPYRGSAPLMTDVLGERLSLGIVDAGSIRPHMDSDRFNVIAVSGVERSDLVPEVPTLKELGLTGFEPYGWFGMFAPSGVPDDILDTLSAEIARIIATEEMADVIRGFGLRPVGSDRDGFADTVDSDLKVWTSVIRQTGIKIE; this is translated from the coding sequence ATGATCTTGAGATCCCTGAACAGATTTTTCGCCGGCCTGATGGCCGTCACCCTGCTGGGCCTTTCCGGCCAGACCCTGGCCGAATACCCGGAGCGCACCATCCGCATCGTCGTGCCGTACCCGGCCGGTGGCGCCACCGACACGCTGGCGCGGCAGATTGCCCAGGGGCTGTCGGATGCCTGGGGTGAGTCCGTGATCGTCGATAACCGGCCGGGTGCCAGCGGTATCACCGGCGCCAATATCGTGGCCCGTGGGCGCAAGGACGGCTACACGCTGCTGATGGGCATCACCGCCATGACGCAGTTGCCAGCGCTGTATGCCACGTTGCCGTTCGATGTGGACGATGACTTTGAACCGCTGAACGAAGTGGCCCGTTCCCAGAACCTGCTGGTGGTGCCGAAATCGATGAACGTGACCACGTTCGAGGAATTCGTTGCGCGCGTGAAGGCCGAGCCGGGTCAGCACAGTTACGGCTCCTACGGCAACGGCACCTCGGCCCATATCCACGGCGAACTGCTCAAGCAGCAGACCGGCCTTGACCTGGTGCATGTGCCGTACCGTGGCTCTGCACCGCTGATGACTGATGTGCTGGGCGAGCGCCTGAGCCTGGGCATCGTCGATGCCGGTTCGATTCGTCCGCACATGGACTCCGACCGTTTCAATGTCATTGCTGTCAGCGGTGTGGAACGTTCCGACCTGGTGCCCGAGGTGCCGACTCTGAAAGAACTGGGCCTGACCGGTTTCGAGCCGTATGGCTGGTTCGGCATGTTCGCACCGAGCGGTGTGCCGGATGACATTCTCGACACACTGTCTGCGGAGATTGCGCGCATCATCGCCACCGAGGAAATGGCTGACGTGATCCGTGGCTTTGGTCTGCGTCCGGTGGGCAGCGACCGCGATGGCTTCGCCGACACTGTCGACAGCGACCTCAAGGTCTGGACCAGCGTGATTCGCCAGACCGGCATCAAAATCGAATAA
- a CDS encoding SDR family NAD(P)-dependent oxidoreductase, whose amino-acid sequence MSNAALLEGKVVVVTGAGGGIGRDIALSAAAQGAKVVVNDIGASLSGDGLDAGPAQQVVDEIRAAGGEAVASTDSVSEPHTAQQIVTAALDTFGRIDGIVNNAGILRDRFFHKMSDQEWDAVIRVHLYGGYYVSRAAAPHFKAQESGAYVHMTSTSGLIGNYGQANYSAAKLGIAALSKSIALDMQKFNVRSNCIAPFAWSRMTGSVPAETPEEKQRVERFKQMTPAKIAPLAVTLMSDASKVNGQIFAVRNNEIILMSQPRPVRSVHRSEGWTPETVLEHALPALEASFFDLERSGDVFCWDPV is encoded by the coding sequence ATGTCAAATGCAGCTTTGCTGGAAGGAAAAGTAGTGGTGGTGACCGGTGCCGGTGGCGGCATCGGCCGTGACATCGCGCTGTCGGCCGCCGCCCAGGGCGCAAAAGTGGTGGTCAACGATATTGGCGCCTCGCTGTCCGGTGATGGCCTGGACGCCGGCCCGGCACAACAGGTGGTGGATGAAATTCGCGCCGCCGGGGGTGAGGCGGTGGCCAGCACCGACAGCGTCTCCGAGCCGCACACTGCGCAGCAGATCGTGACCGCTGCGCTGGACACTTTCGGCCGCATCGACGGTATCGTCAACAACGCCGGTATCCTGCGCGACCGCTTTTTTCACAAGATGTCCGACCAGGAATGGGACGCTGTCATTCGCGTTCACCTGTACGGTGGCTATTACGTCAGCCGCGCTGCCGCGCCGCATTTTAAAGCGCAGGAATCCGGTGCCTATGTGCACATGACGTCCACCTCCGGGCTGATCGGCAACTACGGCCAGGCCAACTATTCCGCCGCCAAGCTCGGCATTGCCGCGCTGTCGAAATCCATCGCGCTGGACATGCAGAAGTTCAATGTGCGCTCCAACTGCATCGCGCCGTTTGCCTGGAGCCGCATGACCGGTTCGGTGCCGGCGGAGACCCCGGAAGAGAAACAGCGCGTGGAGCGCTTCAAGCAGATGACGCCGGCCAAGATCGCACCGCTGGCCGTCACGCTGATGAGCGACGCCAGCAAGGTCAACGGCCAGATCTTCGCCGTGCGTAACAACGAAATCATCCTGATGAGCCAGCCGCGCCCGGTGCGCTCCGTGCACCGCAGCGAAGGCTGGACGCCGGAAACCGTGCTGGAACATGCATTGCCGGCGCTGGAAGCCTCGTTCTTTGACCTGGAACGGTCCGGCGACGTGTTCTGCTGGGACCCGGTGTGA
- a CDS encoding Zn-ribbon domain-containing OB-fold protein, which produces MTEQTTGIEIAWQQKLDGGEFVIQQCGECKRHVFFPRELCPHCGADALGWVAPVGLGTVYAVTTVRRAAEAGGDYNVSLIDLDEGVRLMSRVEGVDPAEVTIGLRVKARVAKQDERAVLLFDRAEGDAR; this is translated from the coding sequence ATGACTGAGCAAACCACGGGCATCGAGATCGCCTGGCAACAAAAACTGGACGGCGGTGAATTCGTCATCCAGCAATGCGGCGAATGCAAGCGCCATGTGTTCTTCCCGCGCGAACTGTGCCCGCATTGCGGGGCCGACGCGCTGGGCTGGGTGGCCCCTGTTGGCCTGGGCACCGTGTACGCGGTGACCACCGTGCGCCGCGCGGCCGAGGCCGGCGGCGACTACAACGTGTCGCTGATTGATCTGGACGAAGGCGTTCGCCTGATGAGCCGCGTCGAGGGCGTGGACCCGGCGGAGGTCACGATTGGCCTGCGGGTCAAGGCCCGTGTGGCAAAACAGGATGAGCGCGCTGTGCTACTGTTCGACCGCGCTGAAGGAGATGCCCGATGA
- a CDS encoding enoyl-CoA hydratase/isomerase family protein, producing the protein MEATRYSVDNGVALLELNRPERRNALNEVMRNELRDVVTQLRDDRNVHALIITGAGDAFCAGGDLKGIGSAGLDNQGWRNRMADLHNWLKDLLALDKPVIAAVDGPAYGAGFSLALAADFIIATPRARFCMSFMKVGAIPDLGAFYTLPRIVGPRRAKELMLSAREVKAEEAQSLGIVNEIVPVETLQARARTLAESFAGASPLAVSLIKRAVTASSISDMNTMLDIEAMSQALVFGCDYHHEAISRFLNKQPPMFNWPE; encoded by the coding sequence ATGGAAGCCACACGCTATTCCGTGGACAACGGCGTTGCGCTGCTGGAGCTGAACCGGCCCGAGCGCCGCAACGCCCTGAACGAAGTGATGCGCAACGAACTGCGTGACGTCGTCACGCAGTTGCGCGACGACCGCAACGTCCATGCGCTGATCATTACCGGGGCCGGTGATGCCTTCTGTGCCGGCGGTGACCTGAAAGGCATCGGCAGCGCCGGGCTGGATAATCAGGGCTGGCGCAACCGCATGGCCGACCTGCACAACTGGCTGAAAGACCTCCTGGCACTGGACAAGCCCGTGATTGCAGCGGTCGATGGCCCGGCCTACGGCGCCGGCTTCAGCCTGGCGCTGGCGGCGGATTTCATCATTGCCACGCCACGGGCCCGGTTCTGCATGTCGTTCATGAAAGTGGGTGCCATTCCCGACCTCGGCGCCTTCTACACCCTGCCGCGTATCGTCGGCCCACGCCGTGCAAAGGAACTGATGCTGTCCGCGCGCGAAGTGAAGGCCGAGGAGGCCCAGTCGCTGGGTATCGTCAACGAGATCGTGCCGGTGGAAACCTTACAGGCGCGCGCCCGGACGCTGGCTGAAAGCTTCGCCGGCGCCTCGCCGCTGGCCGTGTCGCTGATCAAGCGCGCGGTGACGGCGTCCTCCATCAGCGACATGAACACCATGCTGGATATCGAGGCCATGTCGCAGGCGCTGGTGTTCGGGTGTGATTACCACCACGAAGCCATCAGCCGTTTTCTGAACAAACAGCCGCCGATGTTCAACTGGCCCGAATAA
- a CDS encoding SDR family oxidoreductase codes for MSNASNLAAALDFSGKHVFIAGGGSGINLAIGEAFARQGARVVLVSRTKERIEAAAAGLRALGAEALGLSADVRDAEAIRAALATAHETFGPIDVLISGAAGNFLAPAAGMSANGFRTVIDIDLNGTFHVLRGAHEFLRKPGAAVLNISAPQAFNPTPYQAHVCAAKAGIDMLTRVLAMEWGAEGIRINSLVPGPIGDTEGLRRLAPSAEALKVMEQTVPLRRLGNTDEIANMATVLCSPLASFVTGAVLTVDGGSSLLGGRDYTDAYAASQRARAQ; via the coding sequence ATGAGCAACGCAAGCAACCTGGCTGCTGCCCTGGATTTCTCCGGCAAGCATGTTTTCATTGCCGGCGGCGGGAGCGGCATTAACCTGGCGATCGGCGAGGCATTTGCCCGCCAGGGCGCCAGGGTGGTGCTGGTCAGCCGCACGAAAGAACGTATCGAAGCGGCCGCCGCCGGCCTGCGCGCTTTGGGCGCCGAGGCCCTCGGGCTGAGTGCCGACGTGCGCGACGCCGAGGCGATCCGTGCCGCGCTGGCCACGGCACATGAGACATTCGGCCCGATTGACGTGCTGATCTCCGGTGCTGCCGGCAATTTTCTGGCACCGGCCGCCGGCATGTCGGCCAACGGTTTCCGTACCGTGATCGACATTGATCTCAACGGCACCTTCCATGTGCTGCGCGGCGCGCACGAGTTCCTGCGCAAACCGGGTGCGGCGGTGCTCAATATCTCTGCACCGCAGGCGTTCAATCCAACTCCCTACCAGGCACACGTCTGTGCGGCCAAGGCCGGTATCGACATGCTCACCCGTGTGCTGGCGATGGAGTGGGGCGCGGAGGGTATCCGTATCAATTCGCTGGTGCCGGGGCCGATTGGTGACACGGAAGGCCTGCGCCGCCTGGCACCGTCAGCGGAGGCGCTGAAGGTCATGGAACAGACCGTTCCGCTGCGACGCCTGGGTAACACCGACGAGATCGCCAACATGGCCACCGTGCTGTGTTCACCGCTGGCCAGTTTTGTCACCGGCGCAGTATTGACCGTGGACGGCGGCAGCTCGCTGCTCGGCGGCCGTGACTACACCGACGCCTACGCCGCTTCGCAGCGCGCGCGGGCACAGTGA